In a genomic window of Nodosilinea sp. E11:
- a CDS encoding Crp/Fnr family transcriptional regulator: protein MQADTLSELYPLFQAASPETVDWLTSVATHHDYPANRAVVMEDAWGNAVYFIEAGWVKVRRHSEDSSITLAVLGKGDFFGEMAILDESPRSTDVVAMTAVKLMSISAQRFIQTLFKDPQLHHRLLQIMVQRLRQTNLRFQLRHQPPAVKLANTLTTIQEAYGESVEDGVELVDIPRKDLADLSDITADEAQKIMTKLAEKGWLVEDRARGVLRLKNTRQLAHLAGRV, encoded by the coding sequence ATGCAAGCTGATACGTTGAGTGAACTATATCCTCTCTTTCAGGCGGCTAGCCCCGAAACCGTAGACTGGCTAACTTCGGTGGCCACCCACCACGATTATCCCGCTAACCGGGCTGTGGTGATGGAAGACGCATGGGGTAATGCTGTGTACTTCATTGAGGCCGGCTGGGTAAAGGTCCGCCGCCATTCCGAAGACAGCTCTATTACCCTGGCCGTACTGGGCAAAGGCGACTTTTTTGGCGAAATGGCCATTTTAGATGAGTCGCCTCGCTCTACCGATGTCGTCGCCATGACCGCTGTTAAGCTGATGAGTATTTCGGCCCAGCGATTCATTCAAACCCTGTTTAAAGATCCTCAACTGCACCACCGACTGCTGCAAATTATGGTGCAGCGATTGCGTCAGACTAATCTACGTTTTCAGCTGCGTCATCAGCCCCCTGCCGTTAAACTTGCCAATACTCTCACCACCATCCAAGAGGCCTATGGCGAATCGGTGGAAGACGGCGTCGAGTTGGTTGACATTCCGCGCAAAGATTTGGCTGATTTGTCCGATATCACTGCCGATGAAGCCCAAAAAATCATGACTAAACTGGCCGAGAAAGGCTGGTTGGTTGAAGACCGGGCTCGGGGCGTACTGCGGCTCAAAAACACTCGTCAGCTGGCCCATCTGGCAGGACGCGTCTAG
- a CDS encoding inositol monophosphatase family protein, with the protein MSPICPSDLSALHQLLMACGDYASQQSQRSFQVFEKGVDDYVTTVDQLLDQKLLSGMQVLFPEDGIITEENRATAQQFRQWEGQRLASGGQRPLWFVDPIDGTDDFIQGRDHYSVMVGRVVAGVPEAGWIYAPVGRQLVWGGPGWGLFEQTGEGEPTVLVPQEVPFDLDQAWSMVIGDKDERRFGDAIAQRFPQIKFLSLGSFGLKVLAVITGQAGLYIYLNGRVKLWDTTGPLALARAAGLICCDLSGQPIRFTEPDVDPHTLMHRQPIVVGWPRYVEALRSPLGEIAAAIGLPR; encoded by the coding sequence ATGTCGCCCATTTGTCCTTCTGACCTCTCTGCCCTGCACCAACTGCTGATGGCCTGTGGTGATTATGCCAGTCAGCAATCCCAGCGATCGTTTCAGGTATTTGAGAAAGGGGTTGATGACTATGTCACAACGGTCGATCAGCTCCTCGATCAAAAGTTGTTGTCGGGCATGCAGGTGCTTTTCCCTGAAGACGGCATTATTACTGAAGAAAACCGAGCTACGGCCCAACAGTTTCGCCAGTGGGAGGGACAACGATTAGCTTCTGGGGGACAACGTCCCCTCTGGTTTGTCGATCCTATTGATGGCACCGATGATTTTATCCAGGGCCGAGATCACTACTCTGTGATGGTGGGGCGGGTGGTAGCCGGGGTACCCGAAGCCGGGTGGATCTATGCGCCGGTCGGTCGGCAGTTGGTCTGGGGTGGTCCGGGCTGGGGTTTATTTGAGCAAACGGGGGAAGGCGAACCAACGGTTTTGGTACCACAGGAGGTGCCCTTTGATCTCGATCAAGCGTGGTCGATGGTAATTGGTGATAAAGATGAGCGGCGCTTTGGAGATGCGATCGCCCAGCGTTTTCCCCAAATCAAATTCTTGTCCTTGGGTAGCTTTGGCCTCAAGGTGCTGGCGGTGATTACTGGCCAGGCAGGTCTTTACATTTACCTCAATGGACGCGTCAAGCTGTGGGATACGACAGGTCCTTTAGCCCTAGCGCGGGCGGCGGGATTGATATGCTGCGATTTGTCGGGGCAGCCCATTCGCTTTACCGAACCCGACGTTGACCCCCACACGCTGATGCACCGACAGCCGATTGTGGTGGGTTGGCCGCGCTATGTAGAAGCGCTGCGATCGCCCCTAGGTGAGATTGCAGCGGCGATTGGGCTGCCCAGATAG
- a CDS encoding TerB family tellurite resistance protein: MPLQPPSPPSISPSQMTLLRIVSTMAWSDGHLADEEVGVMLDQFSRLFASEPSQQATLRDELRDYLMQNLPLEELVPRLTSPAERELVLKLGHQVISASARTPGEELINQQEAEAYGKLVALLDLPDDVVTRVEQASDRAAVDHDHLIEHMAAELKSFVQGQ, from the coding sequence ATGCCATTACAACCACCCTCTCCTCCCTCCATTAGCCCCAGCCAGATGACGTTGCTACGCATTGTGTCAACTATGGCTTGGAGCGATGGTCACCTGGCTGACGAAGAAGTTGGCGTCATGTTAGATCAGTTTAGCCGTCTGTTTGCCAGTGAGCCTAGCCAACAGGCCACTCTACGCGATGAGCTGCGTGACTACCTCATGCAAAACCTGCCCCTCGAAGAGCTGGTCCCCCGGCTGACCAGCCCCGCCGAGCGCGAGTTGGTACTCAAGCTGGGCCACCAGGTCATCAGTGCCAGCGCTCGTACCCCCGGCGAAGAGCTGATTAACCAGCAAGAGGCCGAGGCCTACGGCAAGCTGGTTGCTCTACTCGACCTACCCGATGATGTAGTGACGCGAGTCGAGCAAGCAAGCGATCGGGCCGCAGTAGATCATGATCACCTGATTGAACATATGGCTGCTGAACTCAAGAGCTTTGTCCAGGGCCAGTAG
- a CDS encoding AAA family ATPase, with protein MREDLNVLVQAQYPLIYLVTFEEERAEQTIAVVARHLARDQDIKAPMRVYTWTMTRGMVEYGNPGTGTQNNNTVSPEAAVEWVIRQREPGIFIFKDLHPFKDSPAVTRCLRDAIVALKGTRKTIVLMSPVQEIPIELEKEVVLLDFPLPDMSELDEVLSTEMNRARGQSISTEEREKLLKAALGLTRDEAEKVYRKARVMAKRLTAEEVDIVLSEKKQLIRRNGILEFMDVDETLNSVGGLEELKHWLQQRSDAFTERAREYGLPQPKGMLILGVPGCGKSLIAKTTSRLWGLPLLRLDLGRVYDGSTVGRSEANLRNALRTAESISPCILFIDEIDKAFAGGVGSSDSDGGTSSRIFGTFLTWMQEKTSPVFVMATANRVEKLPSEFLRKGRFDEIFFVDLPNSEERKDIFQIHLQKRRRDIERFDLDQLTKVCDGFSGAEIEQGLISAMYEAFAQGREFTQLDIIAAIRATMPLSKTMSEQVTALRDWARQRARPAAASVAEYQRMEF; from the coding sequence ATGCGAGAGGATCTAAATGTACTGGTACAGGCTCAATATCCTCTGATCTACCTGGTCACCTTCGAGGAAGAGCGCGCCGAGCAGACCATTGCCGTGGTAGCTCGCCATCTCGCTAGAGACCAAGACATCAAAGCTCCTATGCGAGTCTATACCTGGACTATGACCCGGGGCATGGTGGAGTATGGGAATCCAGGGACGGGCACTCAAAACAACAATACGGTTTCTCCCGAAGCAGCTGTGGAATGGGTGATTCGTCAGCGAGAACCCGGTATCTTCATCTTCAAAGACCTGCACCCCTTCAAAGACTCCCCAGCGGTTACCCGCTGTTTGCGCGATGCGATCGTGGCGCTTAAGGGCACTCGCAAAACCATCGTGCTCATGTCTCCAGTCCAAGAAATTCCGATCGAACTTGAGAAAGAGGTCGTGTTGCTCGACTTCCCGCTGCCTGATATGTCGGAGCTAGACGAAGTTCTCTCTACTGAAATGAATCGGGCTCGGGGTCAAAGCATTTCTACCGAAGAGCGCGAAAAGCTGCTGAAAGCGGCCTTAGGGCTCACCCGCGACGAAGCGGAGAAGGTTTATCGTAAGGCTCGGGTGATGGCCAAGCGCCTTACCGCCGAAGAAGTGGACATTGTGCTTTCGGAGAAAAAGCAGCTTATTCGTCGCAATGGCATTCTCGAATTTATGGATGTCGATGAAACCCTGAACTCTGTGGGAGGGCTAGAAGAGCTCAAGCACTGGCTTCAACAGCGCTCTGATGCGTTTACCGAACGGGCGCGAGAGTATGGTTTACCCCAGCCCAAAGGCATGCTGATCTTGGGAGTACCGGGTTGTGGCAAGTCGTTAATTGCTAAGACTACGTCTCGGCTTTGGGGGCTACCTCTGCTGCGGCTTGACCTAGGGCGCGTATACGACGGTTCTACTGTAGGGCGCTCTGAGGCCAATCTTCGCAACGCACTCCGCACCGCTGAGTCGATCTCTCCTTGTATTTTGTTTATTGACGAGATTGACAAGGCTTTTGCTGGCGGGGTGGGGTCATCGGATTCGGACGGGGGTACTTCCAGCCGCATTTTCGGCACCTTCCTCACCTGGATGCAGGAGAAAACCTCACCGGTGTTCGTCATGGCTACTGCCAACCGCGTAGAGAAGCTACCCAGCGAGTTTTTGCGTAAGGGACGATTCGACGAGATCTTCTTTGTTGACTTGCCCAACTCCGAAGAGCGCAAAGATATTTTTCAAATCCATTTGCAGAAGCGCCGCCGCGACATTGAGCGCTTTGACCTTGACCAGCTCACGAAGGTCTGCGATGGGTTTTCAGGTGCAGAAATTGAGCAAGGACTGATTTCTGCCATGTATGAAGCATTTGCCCAAGGACGTGAGTTCACTCAGCTCGACATTATTGCGGCGATTCGCGCCACGATGCCGCTGTCGAAGACGATGAGTGAGCAGGTTACGGCTTTACGTGACTGGGCTCGCCAGCGAGCCCGTCCGGCGGCAGCCTCCGTCGCTGAGTATCAGCGGATGGAGTTCTAA
- a CDS encoding response regulator transcription factor, whose translation MASVSVQIIEGNPHLRSLLGWHLQQAGYRVFQSADVVRTRDVFQSRQPDLVILDSQLPDGDGVELCKWLHSQGQPLIMILSACNSETDIVTGLRAGADDYMTKPFGMQEFLARVEALTRRVRLMSAPASLTYGDLNIDLVQRRVNFRGDYIDLTPQEFSLLYVLTQAAGAPLSRTDLLRRAWPDAIDNPRTVDTHILSLRKKIEVDPRQPNIIQTVRNVGYRFNVERVSAEGNGHSPKASVSLASSALG comes from the coding sequence GTGGCCTCTGTATCAGTGCAGATTATTGAAGGCAACCCCCATCTGCGATCGCTTCTGGGCTGGCATCTTCAGCAAGCTGGCTACAGAGTCTTCCAGTCGGCAGATGTTGTTCGTACTCGCGATGTGTTTCAAAGTCGCCAGCCTGATCTGGTCATTCTTGATTCTCAACTGCCGGATGGCGACGGAGTAGAGCTTTGCAAGTGGCTCCATAGCCAGGGACAACCCTTGATTATGATTCTCTCAGCCTGCAATAGCGAAACTGACATCGTGACCGGCTTGCGGGCTGGAGCCGATGACTACATGACCAAGCCCTTTGGCATGCAGGAGTTTTTAGCCCGCGTAGAGGCGTTGACCCGGCGGGTGCGGTTAATGAGCGCGCCAGCCTCTCTCACCTACGGCGACCTAAACATCGATCTGGTGCAGCGACGGGTCAATTTTCGCGGCGACTACATCGACCTCACCCCCCAAGAATTTAGCCTGCTGTACGTGCTCACCCAGGCCGCTGGCGCACCCTTGAGCCGCACTGACCTACTGCGTCGGGCTTGGCCTGACGCCATTGACAACCCCAGAACCGTAGATACTCACATTTTGTCGCTGCGCAAAAAAATTGAGGTCGACCCCAGACAACCCAATATTATTCAGACCGTGCGCAACGTGGGCTATCGCTTTAATGTTGAGCGAGTCTCGGCTGAGGGCAATGGCCATAGCCCCAAAGCGAGCGTCAGTCTGGCATCATCCGCCTTGGGCTAA
- the nadA gene encoding quinolinate synthase NadA, protein MFTTLSPAAAPLPYDLFEAIGTLKKDLNAVILAHYYQDPDIQDVADYIGDSLGLSRQAADTNADVIVFAGVHFMAETAKILNPNKQVLLPDLDAGCSLADSCPPNAFAAFKAAHPDHLVISYINCTAAIKAMSDIICTSSNAVSIVQQLPADQKIIFAPDQNLGRYVMQQTGRDMVLWQGSCMVHETFSEKKLVQLQINHPKAEIIAHPECEAVVLRHANFIGSTTALLKYAQQSNQSEFIVVTEPGIIHQMQKQAPGKVFIPAPPTAACACNECPHMRLNTLEKLYLAMKTRQPEITLDPELQRQALQPIQRMLEMSA, encoded by the coding sequence GTGTTCACAACCCTTTCCCCTGCTGCTGCGCCCTTACCCTACGATCTGTTTGAGGCGATTGGAACCCTTAAAAAAGACCTCAACGCTGTTATTCTGGCCCACTACTATCAAGACCCTGACATTCAAGACGTCGCTGACTATATTGGTGATTCCCTAGGGCTATCCCGCCAGGCTGCGGACACCAACGCCGATGTGATTGTGTTTGCGGGGGTGCACTTTATGGCCGAAACCGCCAAAATTCTCAACCCCAACAAGCAGGTACTGCTACCTGACTTAGATGCAGGCTGTTCCCTAGCCGATAGCTGCCCGCCCAATGCCTTTGCTGCCTTTAAGGCGGCCCACCCCGATCACTTGGTGATCTCTTATATCAACTGCACAGCGGCCATTAAGGCCATGAGCGACATCATCTGCACTAGCTCTAACGCCGTCAGCATTGTCCAACAACTGCCCGCAGACCAAAAAATCATCTTTGCCCCAGACCAAAATTTGGGTCGCTACGTCATGCAACAGACCGGGCGCGATATGGTGCTTTGGCAAGGTAGCTGTATGGTTCACGAAACCTTTTCTGAGAAGAAGCTGGTACAGCTACAGATTAACCACCCTAAAGCCGAGATCATTGCCCACCCCGAGTGCGAGGCGGTAGTGCTGCGCCACGCCAACTTCATTGGCTCAACGACGGCCTTGCTCAAGTATGCCCAGCAGAGCAATCAGTCAGAGTTTATTGTGGTGACCGAACCAGGCATTATTCACCAAATGCAAAAGCAGGCACCAGGTAAAGTGTTTATTCCGGCTCCGCCCACAGCCGCCTGTGCCTGCAATGAGTGCCCTCACATGCGGCTCAACACCCTAGAAAAACTCTACTTAGCCATGAAAACCCGACAGCCGGAGATCACCCTCGACCCGGAGCTTCAGCGCCAAGCCCTTCAGCCTATTCAACGCATGTTAGAGATGAGCGCTTAG
- a CDS encoding DUF1257 domain-containing protein, with translation MSHFSTLRTKVTDAEILKQSLSDLGIATKTEADVRGYNGQRVRADLVAVLDGEYDLGWSRNADGSFDLIADLWGVAKKHNQTELINSINQKYAVNKTLAEVKRPGLQNANVKLVLQ, from the coding sequence ATGTCTCACTTCAGCACCCTTCGCACCAAAGTGACCGATGCTGAGATTCTCAAGCAGTCTCTCTCTGACTTGGGTATTGCCACTAAGACCGAAGCTGATGTTCGCGGTTACAATGGCCAGCGTGTTCGCGCCGACCTTGTCGCCGTTCTGGATGGTGAGTACGATCTGGGTTGGTCTCGTAATGCTGATGGCTCCTTTGATCTGATTGCTGACCTCTGGGGTGTTGCTAAAAAGCACAACCAGACTGAGCTAATCAACTCTATTAACCAAAAGTACGCGGTCAATAAGACCCTGGCTGAGGTCAAGCGTCCTGGTCTACAAAACGCCAACGTTAAGTTGGTGCTTCAGTAG